TTCCAGCACGCGGCGCACCACCGCGCGGCCGACGCCGAACAACTGGCAGAGCTCGGGCTCCGGCAATTTCGTGCCGGGCGTCAGGCGATGATTCAGCACGCCGTCGAAGATCGATTGATAGAGGCGCGCGTCGACGTCGGCGTCTTCTTTCGGCGTTCCCCTGGTGGTGCCCTTCGGCGTTCTTTTAGCGGTGGCCGCGCTGGCGTTCGTGCTCATGCCTCGGCCGGCCGCAACACGCCGTCCCGTTCCAGTTGGTCCATGTGATCCGCGATCGCGCCCGGCGTGGTGACCCACACGTCGCCTCGGGCGCGTGCCGCGGCGATATGTTCGAGCGCGCGCCGCAAATGCCGCAAGCGATACGGCTGCCCGACCAGATAAGGATGCAGCGCGATGCCCATCACCAACGCCTGCGGCTCTGCGCCACGGTTGGCCTGGTCGAGCATTTCGTCGAACTGGTCGACGATCATGTCGGCGAACGCGCGGCCGTCCATCAGGCGGCCGACCATCATCGGCAGATCGTTGAGTTCCTGCGGATACGGGATCGACCAGAGCGGCGCGCCGCGCGTGGCCATCCGCACCGGACGGTCGTCGTGGCACCAGTTCAGCGTATAGCGGTAGCCGGTTTCGGCGAGCAGGTCCGGCGTCAGAGGCGACTCCGATATCCACGGCGAGAGCCAGCCGTGCGGCGGCGTGCCGGATTCGTCGACGATCCGCTCGCGGCAATGCAACAGCAACTCGCGCTCGCCGGTTTCGTCGAGTTCGCTCTGCCGGTGCGCGTTGGTGTGGCCGTGGCCGATCAGTTCGTCGCCGCGCGCCACGCACGCCGCGATCAATTCCGGGCAGTGATCGTAGAGCGCGGTATTGATCAGCGTGCCGGCCGGCATGGCCAGTTGATCGAACAGTTCGATGCAGCGCCACGCGCCCACCCGGTTGCCGTATTCGCGCCAGCTATGGTTCAGCACATCCGGTTGCGGCGACAACGGACCGAGCGCCGCGCCGAGGCCTTCGCCAAAGGCAAAGTGCTCGATGTTGAAGCCCAGATACACCGCCAGCCCGCTGCCGCCCGGCCAACGGAACGCGTCGCGGTCTGTGATCGGCCGGTACGAAAAACGGCCGTGCGTGGCAAGCCGTTGACGCGCGCGGTTCTCTGCTAAGGGCAAATTGCGTGTGTCGTTCATGGAAAGAAAGCGTGGGTGGCGAAACGCGGCCGGTACCGTTGCGGATGAATCGGTTTGGCCGGTTCATGCCCCGCGACGGATCGAAGACGCACCGTGATCGCGCAAACCGGATGACTCGGATCGCTAACGATCGACGCTGCGGATCGTTTGCAATATATGCGCCAACTCGCCGACGTTAAGCGGACCGGCGTGTCGGCAATCGATGCATGCCGTAGCGCAATGGATGGCACATGTCTTGCATTTACGTCGCTTCGCCCAGGCCGTGCGGTTTCTCGCATGCGTGCCGCGTTTCGCCGTTCACGAGGACTTGCCCTTCATGATTCAGCCTGTTTCAAAGGTGCTCGACACCCACGCCGCCGATATCGAACTGGTCCACGTGTCGAAGCAGTACGGCGACGCGCTGGCCGTCGACGCCATCGACCTGCGCATTGCCGGCGGCCAGTATTGCTGTCTGCTTGGGCCCTCGGGATGCGGCAAGACCTCGACCTTGCGCATGATCGCCGGGCATGAATCGGTCACCGAAGGTGACATTCTGATCGCGGGCCGCAACGTCACCCGCGCCGAGCCCGCGGCACGCGGCACCGCGATGGTGTTCCAGAACTACGCGCTGTTTCCGCACCTGAGCGCGCTCGACAACGTCGCGTTCAGCCTGAAGATGCGCGGCATCGCGAAAGACGAGCGCCGCAAGCGCGCCGGCGAACTGCTCGAACTCGTCGCGATGTCCGCGTATGCCGAGCGCAAGCCGGCCCAGTTGTCGGGCGGTCAGCAACAACGTGTGGCGCTGGCGCGCGCGCTGCTGAATCAGCCCGGCTGTCTGCTGCTCGACGAACCGCTGTCCGCGCTCGACCCGTTCCTGCGCGTGCAGATGCGCGCGGAACTCAAGCGCTGGCAGAAGGAACTGGCCATCACGTTCGTACACGTCACGCATTCGCAGGAAGAAGCCATGGCGCTGGCCGATCTCGTGGTCGTGATGAGCCACGGGCGGATCGAACAGAGCGGCACGCCGCATGAGGTGTTCAACCGTCCGCGCACCGAATTCGTCGCGCGCTTTCTGGGTGGTCATAACGTGTTCAAGAGCAATGGCCACTTGTTTACCGTGCGCGCCGATCATCTGCGAATCGTGCCGCATGGCGTGACGCCCGTGCAGAACGCCGGCGGCGACAGCGGCCTGACGCGGATCGGCGGCGTGCCCTGCACGGTGCGCGAAGCCGAATACCAGGGCACGCATCTGCGCATGACGCTCGATCCGCTCGACGGCTCCCCCGAACTGATTTCGCTCGTCGGCGATGGCGACTATGACCCGGCGCGGCTCGGTCCCGATGCGCGCGTCGTGGTCTGGTGGAATGAACAGGATGCGCATCCGCTGGCCGCGTGAGCGTTTGAATGCTTGCGTGGTGGCGTGTCGCTGCTGCGCATCGCAGTAGTGAATAGAACGTCAAATCGAACGTCAATCCCGCGTCAACTGAGGAGAAAGCAATGACTGAAGCGAACGAGAGCCCGGCAGCGGCCGCCGTAGAGGGCAAGGAAAAAGGCCTGTCGCGCCGCACGTTCATCAAGGGCGCGGTGGCGGCGGCCGGCATTGCCGGTTTTCCGTACGTGCATGCACAGGAAAAGATCACGCTGCGTTATCTCGGCACGGCGGTCAACCAGAGTTCCGACATTGCGAAGAAGTTCAAGGAAGACACCGGCATCGAGATTCAATACATTCCGGTCACGACCGATGACGTCGCCAAGCGCATCATCACGCAGCCCAACTCGTTCGATATCGTC
This genomic stretch from Paraburkholderia bryophila harbors:
- a CDS encoding polysaccharide deacetylase family protein gives rise to the protein MNDTRNLPLAENRARQRLATHGRFSYRPITDRDAFRWPGGSGLAVYLGFNIEHFAFGEGLGAALGPLSPQPDVLNHSWREYGNRVGAWRCIELFDQLAMPAGTLINTALYDHCPELIAACVARGDELIGHGHTNAHRQSELDETGERELLLHCRERIVDESGTPPHGWLSPWISESPLTPDLLAETGYRYTLNWCHDDRPVRMATRGAPLWSIPYPQELNDLPMMVGRLMDGRAFADMIVDQFDEMLDQANRGAEPQALVMGIALHPYLVGQPYRLRHLRRALEHIAAARARGDVWVTTPGAIADHMDQLERDGVLRPAEA
- a CDS encoding ABC transporter ATP-binding protein encodes the protein MIQPVSKVLDTHAADIELVHVSKQYGDALAVDAIDLRIAGGQYCCLLGPSGCGKTSTLRMIAGHESVTEGDILIAGRNVTRAEPAARGTAMVFQNYALFPHLSALDNVAFSLKMRGIAKDERRKRAGELLELVAMSAYAERKPAQLSGGQQQRVALARALLNQPGCLLLDEPLSALDPFLRVQMRAELKRWQKELAITFVHVTHSQEEAMALADLVVVMSHGRIEQSGTPHEVFNRPRTEFVARFLGGHNVFKSNGHLFTVRADHLRIVPHGVTPVQNAGGDSGLTRIGGVPCTVREAEYQGTHLRMTLDPLDGSPELISLVGDGDYDPARLGPDARVVVWWNEQDAHPLAA